A window of the Halichoerus grypus chromosome 2, mHalGry1.hap1.1, whole genome shotgun sequence genome harbors these coding sequences:
- the NPTX1 gene encoding neuronal pentraxin-1, whose protein sequence is MPAGRAARTCALLALCLLGSAAQDFGPTRFICTSVPVDADMCAASVAAGGAEELRSNVLQLRETVLQQKETILSQKETIRELTTKLGRCESQSTLDAGAGEARAGGGRKQPGSGKNTMGDLSRTPAAETLSQLGQTLQSLKTRLENLEQYSRLNSSSQTNSLKDLLQSKLDDLERQVLSRVNTLEEGKGGPKNDTEERVKIESALTSLHQRISELEKGQKDNRPGDKFQLTFPLRTNYMYAKVKKSLPEMYAFTVCMWLKSSAAPGVGTPFSYAVPGQANELVLIEWGNNPMEILINDKVAKLPFVINDGQWHHICVTWTTRDGVWEAYQDGTQGGNGENLAPYHPIKPQGVLVLGQEQDTLGGGFDATQAFVGELAHFNIWDRKLTPGEVYNLATCSAKALSGNVIAWAESHIEIYGGATKWTFEACRQIN, encoded by the exons ATGCCGGCCGGCCGTGCCGCGCGCACCTGTGCGCTGCTCGCCCTTTGCCTCCTGGGCAGCGCGGCCCAGGATTTCGGGCCGACGCGCTTCATCTGCACCTCGGTGCCCGTGGACGCCGACATGTGCGCCGCGTCCGTGGCCGCCGGCGGCGCCGAGGAGCTCCGGAGCAACGTGCTGCAGCTCCGCGAGACCGTGCTGCAGCAGAAGGAGACCATCCTGAGCCAGAAGGAGACCATTCGCGAGCTGACCACCAAGCTGGGCCGCTGCGAGAGCCAGAGCACGCTGGACGCGGGCGCCGGCGAGGCCCGGGCCGGCGGTGGCCGCAAGCAGCCCGGCTCGGGCAAGAACACCATGGGCGACCTGTCCCGGACGCCGGCCGCCGAGACGCTCAGCCAACTCGGGCAAACTTTGCAGTCGCTCAAAACCCGCCTGGAGAACCTCGAG CAGTACAGCCGGCTCAATTCCTCCAGCCAGACCAACAGCCTCAAAGATCTGCTGCAGAGCAAGCTCGATGACCTGGAGAGGCAGGTGCTGTCTCGGGTGAACACTCTGGAGGAGGGCAAGGGTGGCCCCAAGAACGACACGGAGGAGAGGGTCAAGATCGAGAGCGCCCTGACCTCCCTGCACCAGCGGATCAGCGAGCTGGAGAAAG GTCAGAAGGACAACCGTCCCGGAGACAAGTTCCAGCTCACGTTCCCGCTGCGGACCAACTACATGTACGCCAAGGTGAAGAAGAGCCTGCCGGAGATGTACGCCTTCACAGTGTGCATGTGGCTCAAGTCCAGCGCTGCCCCTGGGGTGGGCACGCCCTTCTCCTATGCCGTGCCGGGCCAGGCTAACGAGCTGGTTCTCATCGAGTGGGGCAACAATCCCATGGAGATCCTCATCAACGACAAG gtGGCCAAGCTGCCCTTTGTGATCAATGACGGCCAGTGGCACCACATCTGCGTCACCTGGACCACCCGGGACGGGGTCTGGGAAGCCTACCAGGATGGCACCCAGGGTGGCAACGGCGAGAACCTGGCACCCTATCACCCCATCAAGCCGCAGGGGGTGCTGGTGCTGGGCCAGGAGCAG GACACCCTGGGTGGCGGGTTCGACGCCACCCAAGCATTCGTGGGAGAGCTGGCCCACTTCAACATCTGGGACCGCAAGCTGACCCCCGGGGAGGTATACAACCTGGCCACCTGCAGCGCCAAGGCCCTTTCTGGCAACGTCATTGCCTGggccgagtcccacatcgagatCTACGGGGGAGCTACCAAGTGGACATTCGAAGCCTGTCGCCAGATCAACTGA